A region from the Sutcliffiella horikoshii genome encodes:
- a CDS encoding amino acid ABC transporter ATP-binding protein, with protein sequence MISVQSLYKQFGELEVLKGIDLNVEQGKVVVVIGPSGSGKTTLLRCLNILETPTSGKVEIDQQALDFSEKVSSNKIASFRRLTGMVFQSYNLFPHKTALQNVMEGPITVKKEAKAKVEERAKRLLEKVGLGDKLDFYPFQLSGGQQQRVGIARALAMEPKVMLFDEPTSALDPELVGEVLRVMKELAQEGMTMVVVTHEMKFAKEVADEVIFMDDGKIVEKGKPAEIFEDPKADRTKQFLRMIESGV encoded by the coding sequence ATGATTTCAGTACAGAGCTTATACAAGCAGTTTGGAGAGTTAGAAGTTTTAAAAGGCATTGATTTAAACGTGGAGCAAGGCAAGGTTGTAGTGGTAATCGGGCCATCTGGATCTGGTAAAACCACACTTTTGCGCTGCTTGAATATATTAGAAACTCCTACTTCCGGTAAAGTGGAAATTGATCAGCAGGCACTTGATTTTTCTGAAAAGGTGTCTTCCAACAAGATTGCCAGCTTTAGAAGACTAACAGGTATGGTATTTCAAAGTTATAATCTATTCCCTCACAAAACGGCCCTTCAGAATGTAATGGAAGGTCCGATCACAGTGAAAAAAGAGGCAAAGGCAAAGGTGGAAGAAAGAGCTAAGAGGCTGCTTGAAAAGGTAGGGCTTGGAGATAAACTGGACTTTTATCCTTTTCAGCTTTCAGGTGGGCAGCAGCAACGTGTAGGAATTGCGCGTGCCCTTGCGATGGAACCTAAAGTGATGCTGTTTGATGAACCTACCTCTGCACTAGACCCCGAACTTGTCGGAGAAGTGCTAAGAGTCATGAAGGAATTGGCACAGGAAGGGATGACAATGGTGGTTGTTACCCACGAAATGAAGTTCGCCAAGGAAGTGGCAGATGAAGTTATTTTCATGGATGATGGCAAGATTGTGGAGAAGGGGAAACCTGCTGAGATATTTGAAGACCCCAAAGCAGATAGAACGAAGCAATTCCTACGTATGATTGAAAGTGGAGTTTGA
- a CDS encoding FAD-dependent oxidoreductase codes for MSIVLVGGGHAHLKCLLDIRKKPLPNQNIYLISPNRYQYYSGMFSGYTEGLYSIDEIRIDLKDMSEKAGVTFIEDKVTEVSVTEKTLLTKAGTSISFSVVSFDTGSFIEGPSSFKDYLVQIKPNYLFANKIKEYRNVEFPVVVGGGASGVEIALAITAWREKNGYPTNVTLITSSKLLPSSSSKASTLIKEITVRKGLTVIEDDSVGEMNESHVITQNGTSLPHSQVLWLTGPSPSGIFKKSSLPCDQNGFLLTEKTLQAKGLPFIFGAGDCMTLEAFPDLPKNGVYAVRQAELLWNNITSYLNGDECSTFRPQHHFLSILSTGNKEALLQYGRFTAHNQLSWKLKNKIDTDYMKNFQK; via the coding sequence TTGAGTATTGTATTAGTTGGTGGAGGCCACGCTCACTTGAAGTGTTTATTAGATATAAGAAAGAAGCCCCTTCCCAATCAAAACATTTATTTAATCTCTCCTAACCGGTATCAATACTACTCAGGAATGTTCTCAGGCTATACCGAGGGCTTGTATTCAATAGATGAAATAAGAATCGATTTAAAAGACATGTCTGAAAAAGCAGGCGTAACATTTATAGAAGATAAAGTTACGGAGGTTTCTGTAACTGAAAAAACACTCTTAACAAAGGCAGGGACCAGTATTTCTTTCAGTGTGGTCTCATTTGATACAGGCTCATTCATAGAGGGACCATCCTCTTTTAAGGATTATCTTGTTCAAATTAAACCAAATTACCTTTTTGCGAACAAGATTAAGGAATATCGCAATGTTGAATTCCCAGTAGTGGTCGGGGGCGGCGCTTCAGGGGTAGAGATTGCTTTAGCTATTACTGCTTGGAGGGAGAAAAACGGCTATCCCACTAATGTCACGCTGATTACTTCCTCAAAGCTGTTGCCCTCTTCTTCTAGCAAAGCCTCCACATTGATAAAAGAAATTACTGTGCGAAAAGGCCTTACAGTAATCGAGGATGATAGTGTAGGGGAAATGAATGAGAGTCATGTTATAACCCAAAACGGAACAAGCCTCCCTCATTCTCAAGTTCTGTGGTTGACTGGCCCAAGCCCTAGTGGAATCTTTAAGAAAAGTTCGCTTCCTTGTGATCAAAATGGCTTTCTCCTGACTGAGAAGACGCTTCAAGCTAAAGGGCTGCCGTTTATTTTTGGAGCAGGTGATTGTATGACACTAGAAGCGTTTCCAGACCTTCCTAAAAACGGGGTATATGCAGTAAGACAGGCAGAGTTACTTTGGAATAACATTACAAGCTACTTAAACGGAGATGAGTGTTCTACGTTCCGTCCCCAACATCATTTTTTATCAATACTCTCAACAGGTAATAAAGAAGCCTTACTGCAATATGGACGCTTTACTGCTCACAACCAGCTTTCTTGGAAGCTTAAGAATAAAATTGATACAGATTATATGAAAAATTTCCAAAAATAA
- a CDS encoding alpha/beta-type small acid-soluble spore protein: MASRNNSSNQLVAPGAQAAIDQMKYEIATEFGVNLGADTTSRSNGSVGGEITKRLVQMAEQSLGGR; this comes from the coding sequence ATGGCAAGCAGAAACAATTCGTCAAATCAATTAGTAGCACCTGGAGCTCAAGCAGCTATCGACCAAATGAAGTACGAAATCGCAACTGAATTTGGTGTAAATCTTGGTGCAGACACAACTTCTCGCTCTAACGGATCTGTTGGTGGAGAAATCACTAAGCGTCTAGTTCAAATGGCTGAGCAATCCCTAGGCGGAAGATAA
- a CDS encoding ABC transporter ATP-binding protein, with amino-acid sequence MAELKLDHIYKVYEGDVTAVKDFNLHIKDKEFIVFVGPSGCGKSTTLRMIAGLEEISKGDFEIDGKRMNDVAPKDRDIAMVFQNYALYPHMNVYDNMAFGLKLRKFPKEEIDRRVKEAAAILGLEQYLDRKPKALSGGQRQRVALGRAIVRDAKVFLMDEPLSNLDAKLRVAMRAEISKLHQRLQTTTIYVTHDQTEAMTMATRLVVMKDGIIQQLGSPKEVYENPENVFVGGFIGSPAMNFFNGKLEDGSFLIGEQKITVPEGKMKVLRDQGYVGKEIILGIRPEDIHDEPVFIESSVGSTITAVIEVSELLGAESMLYSQIHGQDFVARVDSRTDVKPQQSLQLALDMNKCHFFDIETESRVRSK; translated from the coding sequence ATGGCAGAGTTAAAATTAGATCATATCTACAAAGTCTACGAAGGTGACGTAACAGCAGTTAAAGATTTCAACCTACACATTAAAGACAAAGAATTTATCGTATTCGTAGGTCCATCAGGTTGCGGTAAATCCACAACTCTACGTATGATTGCAGGACTTGAGGAAATATCCAAAGGTGATTTTGAGATTGATGGCAAAAGAATGAACGACGTTGCACCAAAAGACCGCGACATCGCAATGGTATTCCAAAACTATGCACTATATCCTCACATGAATGTATATGACAACATGGCATTCGGATTAAAATTACGTAAGTTCCCTAAAGAAGAGATTGACCGCCGGGTAAAAGAAGCTGCAGCAATCCTTGGCTTGGAACAATACCTTGATCGTAAACCAAAAGCATTATCCGGTGGTCAGCGTCAACGTGTAGCACTAGGGCGTGCAATCGTTCGTGATGCAAAAGTATTCTTAATGGATGAGCCTTTGTCCAACCTTGATGCAAAGCTACGTGTAGCGATGCGTGCTGAGATTTCTAAGCTTCACCAACGTCTGCAAACGACAACAATCTACGTAACGCATGACCAAACAGAAGCAATGACGATGGCAACACGCCTTGTTGTTATGAAGGACGGTATCATCCAACAACTTGGTTCACCTAAAGAAGTTTACGAAAACCCTGAAAATGTATTCGTAGGCGGATTCATTGGATCTCCTGCCATGAACTTCTTCAATGGTAAGCTGGAAGATGGATCATTCCTAATCGGCGAACAGAAAATTACGGTTCCAGAAGGAAAAATGAAAGTACTTCGAGACCAAGGTTATGTTGGAAAAGAAATCATCCTTGGAATTCGTCCAGAAGATATCCACGATGAGCCTGTTTTCATTGAATCTTCTGTTGGATCGACTATCACTGCAGTAATCGAAGTATCTGAACTTCTTGGTGCTGAATCTATGCTTTATTCTCAAATCCATGGCCAAGATTTCGTAGCACGTGTTGATTCCCGTACAGACGTGAAGCCTCAACAGTCGCTTCAACTTGCATTGGATATGAACAAATGCCACTTCTTTGACATCGAAACAGAATCTCGCGTTCGCTCTAAATAA
- a CDS encoding PucR family transcriptional regulator: MYNQLKKIFKDALIQTSSPHSFSRYLWFTLQDNDYYGIEKEALTTKDILLLETFLQKVEEHQLSMSEKEQWWHELLFGRTPQKSPYTQPRPFRFIHFEFSDPLLNKEEWKEALIAFFDSDLEIIWKNFTSGVMVDFLPEVKAEEIVPLHDIIDITASDFYTNVKLYIGTYTHLEENLTDLFHWEQTCFERSLQARKQANIHTFQHALPFMLTENIDAEHITYIKKMFGTMPDDEKELLQSVKVYIENNMNVSLTAKKLFMHRNSLQYRIDKFIERTGIDIKNFQGAMAAYLAIIIIEK, translated from the coding sequence ATGTACAACCAACTAAAAAAAATATTTAAGGATGCTCTCATCCAGACATCCTCCCCACATAGTTTTTCACGTTATCTTTGGTTCACTTTGCAAGACAATGATTATTATGGAATAGAAAAAGAAGCATTGACTACAAAAGATATTCTGCTATTAGAAACTTTTTTACAAAAGGTAGAAGAGCATCAACTATCCATGAGTGAAAAGGAACAGTGGTGGCATGAGTTATTATTTGGCCGTACTCCTCAAAAGAGTCCATACACCCAACCAAGGCCTTTCCGCTTCATCCACTTTGAATTCTCAGACCCCTTGTTGAACAAGGAAGAATGGAAAGAAGCATTGATTGCGTTTTTCGACAGCGACTTGGAAATTATATGGAAAAACTTTACTAGCGGCGTAATGGTGGACTTTTTGCCCGAAGTGAAGGCGGAAGAAATCGTTCCCCTTCATGACATCATCGACATCACCGCCTCCGACTTTTATACAAATGTAAAGTTGTATATCGGAACATACACCCATTTAGAGGAAAACTTAACAGACTTATTTCACTGGGAGCAAACATGTTTTGAACGATCGTTACAAGCAAGGAAGCAGGCAAATATACATACATTCCAACATGCCCTCCCTTTCATGCTGACAGAAAACATAGATGCCGAACACATCACCTATATCAAAAAGATGTTTGGCACGATGCCAGATGATGAAAAAGAACTTCTGCAAAGCGTAAAAGTGTATATAGAAAATAATATGAATGTATCACTGACAGCCAAAAAACTCTTTATGCACCGTAACAGCCTTCAATACCGTATCGATAAATTCATTGAACGAACAGGCATAGACATCAAAAACTTCCAAGGCGCAATGGCCGCCTACCTAGCAATAATCATCATCGAAAAGTAA
- a CDS encoding YheE family protein has product MISHFQLKPFYQNNQLPGWHLSFFYKGHSVKAVYHKNGSIEWPESQTFSEEEKQAVEAQIHELMLFHVYD; this is encoded by the coding sequence ATGATTTCACACTTTCAATTAAAACCTTTCTATCAAAATAACCAACTACCTGGCTGGCATCTTTCCTTTTTTTACAAAGGGCACTCCGTAAAAGCCGTCTATCACAAAAACGGTTCCATTGAATGGCCCGAATCACAAACCTTTTCCGAAGAAGAAAAACAAGCGGTGGAAGCACAGATTCATGAACTCATGCTATTCCACGTATACGATTGA
- a CDS encoding YheC/YheD family protein, which yields MIELFYEIASQSWYQRFDDDKKVTMGKYFSVPYKKEHTSKSLSFPFLLKDMKAGPLIGILASPKQDGFVGNIGLFKRIQRNLQQSGGLSVIVTPQQLTEDGINGFCYLPTHDHWVKIQTPLPDLLYNRLSRYEDEKLFLEQTDKLTSLYHIPVFNPHFFEKWELYLQLRDNDLLKHHLPKTDLLSEETLTEYLTTYPEVYIKKRKSKKGKGVFLIIRNGNTFLMKSTSTTTVLFPSISKLASYFEKEGSLNSYIIQEAITTLPMKGKKFDYRVLAHSSGNRFAITGVGVRMAKKQQVTTHVPSGGVVVTTEELPVKTDHETIEQLINQCGIQLSSFYDEIGEFSADIGITAEGKHYIFELNAKPMDFDEALIKQRATESITKVFYERSGFSMQESFT from the coding sequence ATGATTGAACTATTTTATGAGATTGCCTCCCAGTCTTGGTACCAGCGTTTTGACGATGATAAGAAAGTAACAATGGGAAAGTACTTTTCTGTCCCATATAAAAAAGAGCATACCAGCAAATCTCTTAGCTTCCCTTTTTTGCTAAAGGACATGAAAGCCGGACCGCTCATCGGTATTCTGGCCAGTCCAAAGCAGGACGGATTTGTAGGAAATATCGGTCTTTTTAAAAGAATACAACGAAATCTCCAACAATCCGGTGGTTTATCAGTTATCGTTACTCCGCAGCAACTTACCGAAGATGGGATAAATGGTTTTTGTTATCTGCCGACGCACGACCATTGGGTAAAAATACAAACCCCACTTCCAGACCTTTTGTATAACCGTTTATCACGATATGAGGACGAAAAACTTTTCTTAGAGCAAACAGATAAACTGACCTCTCTTTATCATATTCCCGTTTTCAATCCTCATTTTTTTGAAAAATGGGAGTTATATTTACAACTGAGAGATAATGATTTATTGAAACACCATTTACCAAAAACGGACCTTCTATCTGAAGAAACCTTAACCGAGTACTTAACAACATATCCTGAAGTGTACATTAAAAAAAGAAAAAGCAAGAAAGGAAAAGGAGTATTCCTGATCATACGAAACGGAAACACATTTTTGATGAAATCAACGTCCACTACCACCGTTTTATTTCCGTCAATAAGTAAACTAGCAAGTTACTTTGAAAAAGAAGGATCATTAAATTCTTATATCATACAAGAAGCCATTACCACTTTGCCGATGAAAGGCAAAAAATTCGATTATAGAGTATTGGCTCACTCAAGCGGAAATCGCTTTGCTATTACTGGAGTAGGCGTTCGAATGGCTAAGAAACAGCAAGTAACCACCCACGTTCCTTCTGGCGGAGTAGTAGTAACAACAGAAGAACTTCCGGTTAAAACAGATCATGAAACAATCGAACAGCTAATTAACCAATGTGGAATACAGCTCTCTTCTTTTTACGATGAAATTGGGGAATTTTCCGCAGACATTGGAATTACAGCGGAAGGAAAACATTACATTTTTGAATTGAACGCCAAGCCGATGGATTTCGATGAGGCACTAATCAAGCAGCGGGCAACTGAAAGTATTACCAAGGTTTTCTATGAGCGATCTGGCTTTTCCATGCAGGAATCCTTCACGTAA
- a CDS encoding YheC/YheD family endospore coat-associated protein produces the protein MKALIPVKCRDDLKEHQILVPEQISNVHIESIAFGTHQYSCHGILHGGHSLYLSESLFKKLLLPYEGNIHVFVHEGTLHLGPLIGIFTAGFTSSMIRPIGERSLFFSKLLATERKVGAYMFLFGANHIDWEEGTMEGFMFTEQGWKKKTLPFPHVVYDRLPNRRTEKHRLLAQTREKMQTDYAIPWFNPGFFNKWDIHQKLMIEENIVPYLPETHNNVSIAKMEKLLSKYPFIYLKPTNGSLGLGVYKIIYNREEETYYARYKNEDFVNKLQRSSSLEALLGHVLKNKDLSCYLIQQGIPLLKVDDSLVDFRVHTNKDEQGNWVVSAMAAKLSGKGSITTHANSGGVIKTVSEIFTDKEEKEAVIHKLSQASLLISNAIDTHMPGFIGEIGFDFGLDKEHKLWMFEANSKPGRSIFYHPKLRNEDILTRKLSIEYAVYLTEHTIKNPEGVFS, from the coding sequence ATGAAAGCACTCATACCTGTTAAATGCAGAGATGACTTGAAAGAACACCAAATTCTTGTACCAGAACAGATCAGCAACGTCCACATAGAATCGATAGCTTTTGGAACACACCAGTATTCCTGCCATGGGATTTTACACGGCGGTCATTCTCTTTATCTTTCCGAATCATTATTTAAAAAGTTGCTTCTTCCTTATGAAGGGAACATCCATGTATTCGTTCATGAAGGCACCCTTCACCTTGGACCTCTGATTGGAATTTTCACAGCAGGCTTCACAAGCTCCATGATTCGGCCTATAGGAGAACGCTCTTTATTTTTCTCCAAACTGCTAGCAACAGAGAGAAAAGTTGGTGCTTATATGTTTCTTTTCGGTGCCAATCATATTGATTGGGAAGAGGGGACAATGGAAGGTTTCATGTTTACAGAACAGGGTTGGAAAAAAAAGACCCTCCCATTTCCACATGTCGTTTACGACCGCCTTCCCAACAGGCGAACAGAAAAACATAGGTTGCTTGCACAGACGAGAGAAAAGATGCAAACAGATTATGCCATTCCCTGGTTCAATCCTGGCTTTTTCAACAAATGGGATATTCATCAAAAGCTTATGATTGAGGAAAATATCGTCCCATATCTACCAGAAACGCATAATAATGTGTCCATTGCGAAAATGGAAAAATTATTATCTAAGTATCCGTTCATTTATCTGAAACCTACCAATGGCAGTCTAGGACTTGGCGTTTACAAAATCATTTATAACCGTGAAGAAGAAACCTATTATGCTCGCTATAAAAATGAGGATTTTGTCAATAAACTGCAGCGTTCTTCTTCCCTTGAAGCCTTGTTGGGCCATGTCTTGAAAAACAAGGACTTGTCCTGTTATCTCATTCAACAAGGCATACCGTTATTAAAAGTGGATGATTCCTTAGTCGATTTTCGCGTTCATACAAATAAAGATGAGCAGGGAAATTGGGTGGTAAGTGCGATGGCCGCTAAGCTTAGTGGCAAAGGAAGCATCACCACCCACGCCAACAGCGGCGGAGTGATTAAGACGGTATCCGAAATCTTTACAGATAAAGAAGAAAAAGAGGCAGTGATCCATAAGTTGTCTCAAGCTTCTCTCTTAATAAGCAATGCCATTGATACACATATGCCGGGATTTATCGGGGAAATCGGTTTTGATTTTGGACTTGATAAAGAGCACAAGCTTTGGATGTTTGAAGCAAATTCCAAACCTGGCCGTTCCATCTTCTATCATCCGAAATTGAGAAACGAAGATATACTAACCCGCAAGCTGTCCATTGAATATGCGGTGTATTTGACAGAACATACAATAAAAAATCCGGAAGGTGTTTTTTCATGA
- a CDS encoding YheC/YheD family endospore coat-associated protein yields the protein MITLGVLSFSQPTSYLTKMAEHAVENGVMICLISPTQLTEGTSNVSGLMYTSEKKEWKNSTFPIPSFIYDRCYYGTKKAQLFKAVTDSLKLQENIQFLGYGLPNKWEVYNKLSSIQEIQAFFPLTKKLTSVTFFLSHFRLRDRWLIKPINGSQGRGLIKVERIEGQYIVKEVVQPGESLYVFRTDNHLKKWLHSRMKVTEYIFQPFLPLQNKKDVPFDLRLLLQKNEDGNWKERVRCIRTGPKNHITSNLAGGGEMLPFSVITQGLKRSKREELERKLQVIVEHLPAAIDETISPLFELGIDIGIDPDYNLWILDINSKPGHKIVTMASPSVQAEIYEAPSKYCMYLSSIKR from the coding sequence ATGATCACCCTAGGTGTCCTCTCATTTTCACAACCGACTTCTTATCTTACAAAAATGGCCGAACATGCTGTTGAAAATGGTGTCATGATATGCCTCATTTCACCAACTCAATTGACTGAAGGCACTTCTAACGTATCAGGACTCATGTACACTTCAGAAAAGAAGGAATGGAAGAATTCCACATTTCCCATTCCTTCCTTTATTTATGACCGCTGTTATTATGGAACCAAAAAAGCGCAACTCTTCAAGGCAGTAACGGACTCATTGAAGTTGCAGGAAAATATACAGTTCCTCGGATACGGCCTTCCGAATAAATGGGAAGTCTATAACAAGCTATCATCCATACAGGAAATTCAAGCCTTCTTTCCACTAACAAAGAAACTAACCAGCGTCACATTTTTCTTATCTCACTTCCGCCTAAGAGACAGATGGCTTATCAAGCCCATCAACGGCTCCCAAGGAAGGGGATTGATTAAGGTAGAGCGAATCGAAGGGCAATATATCGTAAAAGAGGTGGTCCAGCCAGGAGAATCACTCTATGTATTCAGGACAGATAATCACCTGAAAAAGTGGCTGCATAGCCGCATGAAGGTGACAGAATATATTTTCCAACCATTTCTTCCATTGCAAAATAAAAAGGATGTTCCATTTGATTTAAGGCTACTTCTCCAAAAAAACGAAGATGGAAACTGGAAAGAAAGAGTACGGTGTATCCGGACAGGCCCAAAGAATCATATTACATCCAACCTTGCAGGCGGCGGGGAAATGCTTCCTTTCTCTGTCATTACTCAGGGCTTAAAACGTTCGAAAAGAGAAGAATTAGAAAGGAAGTTGCAAGTCATTGTGGAACATCTCCCTGCTGCCATTGACGAGACGATTTCTCCTCTTTTTGAATTGGGGATAGACATTGGGATCGATCCTGACTATAATTTGTGGATTTTAGATATTAATTCAAAGCCCGGTCATAAGATAGTAACAATGGCTTCTCCTTCTGTACAGGCAGAAATTTATGAAGCCCCAAGCAAGTACTGCATGTACTTGTCGTCTATCAAAAGGTGA
- a CDS encoding YheC/YheD family endospore coat-associated protein — protein MNFLAARVIPIENNTPVPIIQISEALAKKLKLPEHISLITIQCSRNTMTCNIVTINIEENLLKMDRTIQKSLLLFEDERTYLITYNRDSNTLHIGPVIALLTEIGMKDEECIDLKSIEEYCMELANYSDDIGIIFYVFLLHDHWKEKHIEGYYLENNNWNKALLPYPQVVHNRLHKRTNEKSEMFREFTEQLQEWEIPYFNDHFLNKWTVHEQLVNAGHLTPYLPETALFSAKRLESWLETHSTLFLKPINGSQGKQIFKVCKTEEGYSLAYSSLQQQVSQTYSSITDLYKRLSPEIKKRQYILQQGLDLLHLDGRPVDFRYLCHRTENNRWQVTSSTARASKSGSFVSNLAQGGEMLSVQHVLRTKFDTRELPQIRKLLKELALEVANEIGAASEGVFGELGIDLAIDTSGHPWIIEVNTKPSKNLDQPVNTRSIRPSAKAVIIYCLYLIHEHVKER, from the coding sequence ATGAATTTTCTAGCAGCAAGAGTAATACCTATTGAAAATAATACACCTGTACCAATTATACAAATAAGTGAAGCTTTAGCAAAAAAATTAAAGCTTCCAGAACATATATCTTTAATTACCATTCAATGCAGCCGGAATACAATGACTTGTAATATCGTAACTATCAATATAGAAGAAAACCTGTTAAAAATGGACCGAACCATCCAGAAATCCTTGTTACTTTTTGAAGACGAACGAACATACCTCATTACGTACAACAGGGACTCCAACACACTCCATATTGGACCTGTGATTGCACTCCTCACTGAAATTGGAATGAAGGATGAAGAATGTATCGACCTTAAGTCTATTGAAGAGTATTGCATGGAGCTCGCCAACTATTCTGACGATATCGGCATTATTTTCTATGTTTTCTTGCTTCACGATCATTGGAAAGAAAAACATATCGAAGGATACTACCTGGAGAACAATAACTGGAACAAAGCATTGCTTCCTTATCCTCAAGTTGTGCATAACCGTCTCCATAAACGTACGAACGAGAAGAGTGAAATGTTTCGTGAATTCACCGAACAATTGCAAGAATGGGAGATTCCTTACTTTAATGATCATTTTCTTAATAAATGGACCGTGCATGAACAACTTGTGAATGCTGGCCACTTGACCCCTTATTTGCCGGAGACAGCGCTCTTTTCTGCCAAACGACTGGAATCATGGTTAGAAACTCACTCTACGCTTTTTTTGAAACCTATCAATGGCAGTCAGGGAAAACAGATATTTAAAGTGTGCAAAACAGAAGAAGGATACTCACTGGCTTACTCTTCCCTTCAACAACAAGTATCCCAAACATACAGCAGTATTACTGATTTGTACAAGCGACTTTCTCCTGAAATAAAAAAAAGGCAATATATTCTTCAGCAAGGGCTAGATCTTCTTCACCTGGACGGGAGGCCGGTGGATTTCCGCTATTTGTGTCATCGTACCGAAAATAATCGTTGGCAGGTCACCTCCTCTACCGCGAGAGCTTCCAAAAGCGGGTCGTTCGTCTCGAATCTTGCCCAGGGAGGAGAAATGCTCTCTGTCCAACATGTACTTCGAACGAAATTTGACACTAGAGAACTTCCTCAAATCCGTAAACTGTTGAAGGAATTGGCTCTTGAAGTGGCAAACGAAATCGGTGCTGCCTCAGAAGGGGTTTTTGGAGAATTGGGCATTGACCTTGCTATTGATACCTCTGGCCATCCTTGGATCATTGAGGTAAATACAAAACCATCCAAGAATTTAGATCAACCTGTAAACACAAGGAGCATCCGACCTTCTGCCAAGGCTGTCATCATCTACTGTTTATACCTGATACACGAACACGTAAAGGAGAGATAA
- a CDS encoding DUF445 domain-containing protein translates to MDILFVIVVMMAIGALIGGVTNSLAIRMLFRPYNPIYIFGKRVPFTPGLIPKRRSELADQLGKLVMEHLLTAESMKRRLMNSSFKEKSEQWIKEEVDRYLDKGISVQEVLMKFGIEDAETLFQENLHQIVESKYEEVMTQLRSKPIQQVLPMNLLHSVESNIPAVSEFILNKAINHFENVEGKRQLSKMINDFIATRGKLGSAVQMFMGNYPLVDKVQPEIIKFLKHDGTKDVLINVLYREWNKLKEMEVQDLENKISREAILTSLHTVVERTVNVPKWMNKTVKEAIEPIYPWMMDKLIPSAFSTGSELLLEKLEELLVRLKLEEVVRDQVESFSLQEVEEMVLSVSRRELKLITYLGALLGGLIGLLQGLLVLIL, encoded by the coding sequence ATGGATATCTTGTTTGTTATTGTTGTGATGATGGCGATTGGCGCCTTGATTGGAGGGGTTACCAATTCCCTTGCCATTCGAATGCTGTTCAGACCATATAACCCTATTTATATCTTTGGAAAACGTGTTCCTTTTACACCTGGATTGATACCAAAAAGAAGGTCTGAACTTGCAGACCAACTCGGAAAATTGGTGATGGAGCATCTATTGACTGCAGAAAGCATGAAAAGAAGATTAATGAACAGCTCTTTTAAGGAAAAGTCCGAACAATGGATAAAGGAAGAAGTGGACCGATACCTTGATAAAGGAATCAGTGTCCAAGAAGTACTTATGAAGTTTGGGATAGAGGACGCAGAAACCCTTTTTCAAGAAAATTTGCATCAAATCGTGGAGAGTAAATATGAAGAGGTAATGACACAATTGCGCTCAAAACCTATTCAACAGGTCTTGCCGATGAATTTGCTGCATTCTGTAGAGAGCAATATTCCTGCAGTTTCGGAATTCATCCTGAATAAAGCAATCAACCATTTTGAAAATGTGGAAGGGAAAAGGCAGTTATCCAAAATGATCAACGACTTTATCGCAACACGAGGCAAACTGGGAAGTGCTGTGCAAATGTTTATGGGCAACTATCCTTTAGTCGATAAAGTGCAGCCGGAAATTATTAAATTTCTCAAACATGATGGTACAAAAGATGTGTTAATTAATGTTCTGTACCGCGAATGGAATAAACTGAAGGAGATGGAGGTACAGGATCTGGAAAATAAAATCTCCAGAGAAGCAATTCTTACCTCTCTTCATACAGTAGTAGAACGCACAGTGAACGTTCCAAAATGGATGAACAAAACGGTGAAGGAAGCGATAGAACCTATCTATCCATGGATGATGGATAAATTAATTCCTTCCGCATTCTCCACAGGCAGCGAACTCTTGCTGGAGAAATTGGAGGAACTGCTTGTTAGATTAAAGCTCGAGGAAGTGGTGCGAGATCAGGTCGAATCCTTCTCCCTGCAAGAAGTGGAAGAAATGGTCCTCTCCGTCTCCCGTCGCGAACTAAAACTAATCACCTACCTCGGAGCCCTCCTCGGAGGCCTAATAGGACTACTACAAGGATTACTAGTGCTGATACTTTAA